The sequence TATCAACATGAACTTAGACAAATTGAAAACAGAGGTAAATATGTAGATGGTTTGAATGTGGCATCTGGATATACTACAACCGCCCACTATTGGTTACTTAAACAGATGGTGAATGCAGATGAATGGCGGATGATAAGTGACGATGATCCATCTATTAGAAACGCTTTCTATCGTGTATTTACCGATGAGCTTAGATTAAGTGATGCCCATCATTTTATTTGTCAAGTCGATAAGACCAAAAGCAGAAGTCAATGTTTAGAAGAATATGAAGATGCGAGAAGAGATTTATTGGTCTGGGCGGAAAACAGAGGGTACGACACGAAGCATCTTAGAGGCATAGCCTATCGCTATTTAAAGGAATTATTTTTGACACATGATTTTCATAAGGAATCCGTTAACAAGGATGGAGAACGTTATCGTGAGTATGCAAGTAACCCTATTAGAAATCCTCTTGCTTCAAAAGATAAAGGGGTTTACTCCGTTGATTGTAGAACAGATTTGTCCTCGCTTGAACCAAGTGTTATAGCTAAAATGATACTAAACGTTAACGATCATTCAACCAATAGCTTTATTCAGCAAATAAGAAGAAGAATATCTTCTTTAGAAAGACCTTTAACAACAGCTCGTGGGGATAAGAAAAGCTATATTTACGCCAATTTTAACCCAAAATACGCGCAATATGTCGTAACCATTCTTAGAACGTATTACAACTTCTGTCGTCCTTATAAAACAGCAGACAGTAAATCATTAACACCTGCACAACGACTAGGAATCACGCACAAGCAGTTTGATTGGAATGACATCATTTACTTCAAATAAGACAAAAAGAGCTTGGAGTTCCAAGCTCTTTTTATACTATTAATGCTCATATCTCATTAGTACCATGTTGGCGCAGGGCATCTTTATTATTCCCCTTAATCTTGTAAGATATCTTTTCAAATGTTTTTAATACAAGATAACCTAGGATAGCCCCTAAAGTATTGAGTATAATATCATCAATATCAAAAGCCCTTATTGGTAAGAACAATTGTGAAACCTCTATAAACAAAGAGCTTAATAAACCGACGATCCCAACTCTTTTTACACTTTTTAACCTACCGTACTTTAGTGACAGCACAAAACCTAATGGCATAAACAAAATGATGTTCCCTACAATATTCCTTAAAGGAACCATAAAATATGAGTGGTTCAACATACTTTGCATGCTTGTAAATGGGGTGAAATTGTGGTTGATCCC is a genomic window of Pontibacillus yanchengensis containing:
- a CDS encoding VanZ family protein — translated: MRINFLLPAIIIIAFWFIIRSFNVIYKKQKIVLRQEVINLLFLASVLWIIKMTIFPLEIGVPHKYGINHNFTPFTSMQSMLNHSYFMVPLRNIVGNIILFMPLGFVLSLKYGRLKSVKRVGIVGLLSSLFIEVSQLFLPIRAFDIDDIILNTLGAILGYLVLKTFEKISYKIKGNNKDALRQHGTNEI